One part of the Cystobacter ferrugineus genome encodes these proteins:
- a CDS encoding HAD hydrolase family protein has translation MRYLALAMSLDGNLESAGLLDAALERLRCSGRRALLVTARRLGELPAIGARLELFDCIVAENGAVLHWPARRESVSLREPIPESFVGALRQRILAPVERGQVVVSTHASHACALVETVRELGLELQVVFHGESALVVPPGVNKGAGLQEALLSLGLSAHEVVGIGSEANDHSLLEVSECAVALANALPALKGRAAFVTRGAADAGVVELIEELVRDDLQAAKARIPHDSLMLGFNQAGDAVCIPAYGDNVLVVGPRGGGKSSYAFGLLERLIQKKYQPCVIDPSGDFPLREDLVKLGSRLRAPRVSEVIAALTDPSVKLVVNLAGLSPHELPGFCSELFTALEVMRRRTGRPHWLLVNGAQDVWPSGGRAAEGSPPTLGETLLLVEDPGKVARSILRQVDVAVSVGPAPARVLGQVARVLAGSSPHLPLSAGQADEVLAWFITEGHWPMRLRVPPGRAERLRRLHGHVEGDLGSRSFVFRGPEGRLELRAHNLSTFCQLADGLDERTWLFHLWHGDFSRWIRRVLRDDELAREVSTIERRYELSATDSRRRVLGAITHRYALPA, from the coding sequence ATGCGCTACCTGGCCCTCGCCATGAGCCTGGATGGCAACCTGGAATCCGCCGGCCTTCTCGATGCCGCGCTCGAGCGGCTGCGGTGCTCGGGACGGCGCGCGCTCCTGGTGACCGCGCGACGGCTCGGAGAGCTGCCCGCGATCGGCGCCCGCCTGGAATTATTCGATTGCATCGTCGCGGAGAACGGTGCCGTCCTGCACTGGCCGGCTCGCCGCGAGAGCGTGTCCCTCCGGGAGCCCATCCCGGAGTCATTCGTGGGGGCCCTGCGCCAGCGCATCCTCGCTCCCGTCGAGCGGGGACAGGTCGTCGTCTCCACCCATGCCTCGCATGCGTGCGCGCTCGTCGAAACGGTTCGCGAGCTTGGCCTCGAGCTTCAAGTCGTCTTCCATGGCGAGTCGGCACTGGTCGTGCCGCCGGGCGTCAACAAGGGAGCGGGCCTCCAAGAGGCGCTCCTGTCACTCGGGTTGTCCGCGCACGAGGTCGTCGGCATTGGGAGCGAGGCCAATGATCATTCGCTCCTGGAGGTGAGCGAGTGCGCGGTGGCCCTGGCCAATGCCCTGCCCGCGCTCAAGGGGCGGGCGGCCTTCGTGACCCGAGGAGCGGCGGACGCCGGGGTGGTCGAGCTCATCGAGGAGTTGGTCCGCGACGATCTCCAGGCGGCCAAGGCTCGGATTCCCCACGACTCGCTGATGCTCGGCTTCAATCAAGCCGGAGACGCGGTGTGCATTCCCGCCTATGGGGACAACGTCCTCGTCGTGGGACCACGTGGCGGTGGGAAGTCGAGCTACGCCTTCGGGCTCCTCGAGCGTCTCATCCAGAAGAAGTATCAGCCCTGCGTCATCGACCCCAGCGGGGATTTCCCCCTCCGCGAGGATCTGGTGAAGCTGGGGAGCCGGCTGCGCGCGCCCCGTGTATCCGAGGTCATCGCCGCCCTGACGGATCCGTCGGTGAAGCTCGTGGTCAACCTCGCCGGGTTGTCTCCCCACGAGTTGCCGGGCTTCTGCTCCGAGCTGTTCACGGCGCTGGAGGTGATGCGGAGGCGGACGGGGAGACCGCACTGGCTGCTCGTCAACGGAGCCCAGGACGTGTGGCCCTCCGGAGGGCGCGCCGCCGAGGGGAGCCCTCCGACACTGGGAGAGACCCTCCTGCTGGTGGAGGACCCGGGGAAGGTGGCGCGGTCCATCCTCCGGCAGGTGGATGTCGCCGTGTCCGTCGGGCCGGCGCCGGCTCGGGTGCTTGGGCAGGTGGCCAGGGTGCTCGCCGGCTCTTCTCCCCATCTCCCGCTCAGCGCGGGACAGGCGGATGAAGTGCTCGCCTGGTTCATCACCGAGGGGCACTGGCCCATGCGGCTGAGGGTTCCGCCCGGGCGCGCCGAGCGCCTGCGGCGCCTCCACGGACATGTGGAGGGAGATCTGGGCTCCAGGAGCTTCGTCTTCCGGGGGCCGGAAGGGCGGTTGGAGCTGAGGGCTCACAACCTGAGCACCTTCTGCCAGTTGGCGGACGGCCTGGACGAGCGGACGTGGCTCTTCCACCTCTGGCATGGGGATTTCTCGCGCTGGATACGTCGCGTGCTTCGTGACGACGAGCTCGCCCGGGAGGTCTCCACCATCGAGCGCCGCTACGAGCTTTCCGCGACGGACAGCCGCCGGCGGGTGCTCGGTGCCATCACTCATCGGTACGCGCTCCCGGCCTGA
- a CDS encoding Ig-like domain-containing protein — MSVPGEISQSLQLTNVSGAPLDIELSATGDSFVVLPPTRASLAAGASGVFEVRFSPKRMDAASGEITVARTGGDKSLLRVPLSGTGVASEGTPELHVLQALLDLGVVARGDVSTGSLLLENSGRGAALIERASFDTEVMRVVTPLPLLVPPGEKRTVSVRFSPASSGQVQSKLVLEGGGMRPLQILTQGTGVDPTPTAALEPPTELSLPATSRNERDEVTPDSEHSVSFLVGLPGTAAAGDAIVLTARDRLGREVTTRQLWNGHSSPVALSADLSYLASGSLFIEARLVRGTVGALESGTRSIVVTKVTPGLAAPILQPLPALTAQDHLRVGGTAPNGARVTVEGGAAPASQQLEASQSGFIIDVPLQRNAHNVLRVCAERGGLVACAVPLSVVHLVPNEIVVAEASSRRLSTAEVEQLVEAGVITLDDPDNFHVAEFTVVIEVDHQRVPVSQPVVMGSAPGIYQGVPWGTAGGGTSIVVVKPQGDLPPIPGVILIDGKIKSLKELFQVTFALSNLSTSFSLQAGAELRVPTGLTAIRAGLGDDLGDIQVESPVDSVPLMLVPPATAKGASTATAQFVLRGDTAGLHDVRIDFGGTIVGPAQEALAPFEGHASTQISVHGPPTFQVGLTHPDHVSEGERYPLFLTITNASPITAHYSSLAFHVGGGSAFAEEGCPASPSGGRQIALGHLEPGASRSFMFQLVSCLEGKVIGCRTHTSGNVEVAVSTGVACEGGASQVSPSPLPAAPPPIVSRVSPAPHAEVTHSLGSIEAEVVGEVTQVTSDRFSSGALVEAGTFSLERMDQSGQQVLERVLTRVFTSFDSASNRSTLRLSPLNGLLPDSFYRARLTGGGTGVRDAHSGQPLAGDFTWPFRTAPVDDGVAPTLLASVPANGAKDVPAGTALRLSFSERINPSSVRVDLADYTRGSFAVVLGGTVSGGDVRGGSALAGRLTLSADGRTLTCEAEPPIPSGASVVVRVAGITDVFGTPLSGIQLIPFTTGPADTVPPGAPEVESVPRYTAQASVLLTGRTEPYAHVQVSGGSAPATGRAGSQGRFSVQVPLTPNHEHVLSVMAVDLNGNPGAPTVQSTAGVKLVVARDTTLPVVRFLSPAAGSTVRGTLTVSYEGTDAFGPGVDRVVLTTGGRALASSDTARGQLSVNTELLDNGTQTWLLWARDGSGNWNQEPAELQVTIANPLLPRIDALSMSSLVVGEETTLRVEGANVITASSVRLTPAGITVLGTTPRGAALDVRIRIPWDLEPGPATLTVTNAFGESRTDARALPLYVDAPTPILLGATPERLLAGPVSREIVLTGAGFLPTSQVLVDGEPAPTTVTQGSSLRFTLEAARAGTAGHSTVVVRNRDPRVTYRHSGQRDLEVVVPRLGFELPSISLVPGESLETEVTLTESAEAGGYPVGLTLTDPAGILAPVAGMSTIPEGKRRVALSLTGVQTGPEATLSAGTPFAEAASLRVRVVAPPVPVLPDARLWILPRIAETFQLGLDAPAPTAGRSVALAVSNGGAVVPSTVHFPAGSNTQSAVIEGATPGDYALTATSGDGTVDTVQVGVRQAIARSTPEVIRAATQNNQIRVRVATDGVTKLAGVRIEVPIGWSIPEVHAVLGNGTDVTHAVTRGTPGEGPGGGTLVTVVPPTPVSPSDAKPWLDVTFERMMAHEVLGVSTWPVTVDNGAGYVPMLGDGVQVRVHGTAADGAGVVALTTDPSPLVAGTRNASFTLTVDNNVEVMTDPTTIFQQWAQHGQDLNWHLYNHPTHGTILRTSVNGDPGYFTSADALSDGTIELEIGSLTTTDDDFIGLVFRWVDECNFYLLDWKQADQHADGLYGRAGLALRRISNCDFRGDGSGPTGLAELWDNDNDAASPRPNILASDLGPTKGWVANTFYKLKVVLDGPDIDVFIDGLPRLSVKDPGGFTSGRYGPYAYSQAETAIRGLKVSRTATTIDTVTVELPPGWPVPTVGQLSVKVDDVDRSANVLVGAQGPGGGPLLSLTSAGILPGHRYTLEVTGFTAPASGSYPLIVRTAGRQGELQELKTQPHLTVQ, encoded by the coding sequence GTGTCTGTTCCGGGCGAGATCTCCCAATCCCTTCAACTCACCAACGTCTCCGGCGCGCCGCTCGACATCGAGCTCTCGGCCACCGGGGATTCGTTCGTGGTTCTTCCGCCGACGAGGGCTTCACTCGCGGCGGGAGCCAGTGGAGTCTTCGAGGTCCGCTTTTCTCCCAAGCGCATGGACGCCGCGTCGGGAGAGATTACCGTGGCCCGGACGGGCGGCGACAAGAGCCTGTTGCGAGTCCCATTGTCCGGGACGGGGGTGGCTTCGGAGGGAACGCCCGAATTGCATGTGCTCCAAGCCCTGCTCGATCTGGGCGTGGTGGCGCGAGGAGATGTCTCCACGGGCAGCCTGCTGCTCGAGAACTCAGGGCGGGGAGCGGCGCTCATCGAGCGCGCGTCTTTCGACACGGAGGTGATGCGGGTGGTGACGCCGCTTCCGCTTCTCGTTCCTCCAGGGGAGAAGCGGACCGTGAGCGTGCGCTTCTCTCCTGCGTCCTCGGGCCAGGTGCAATCCAAACTGGTCCTCGAGGGGGGTGGCATGAGGCCTCTCCAGATTCTTACCCAGGGCACCGGAGTAGATCCCACACCGACCGCCGCGCTGGAGCCTCCCACGGAACTCTCGCTGCCGGCCACCTCCCGGAATGAACGTGACGAGGTCACCCCCGACAGTGAGCATTCCGTGTCCTTCCTGGTCGGTCTCCCCGGTACGGCGGCGGCGGGTGATGCCATTGTACTGACCGCGAGGGATCGTCTGGGACGCGAGGTCACCACCCGCCAGCTCTGGAATGGACACTCCTCCCCAGTGGCACTCTCCGCGGATCTGAGTTACTTGGCGAGCGGCTCCCTTTTCATCGAAGCGCGGCTGGTGAGGGGGACCGTCGGTGCGCTCGAGAGCGGGACACGCTCGATCGTGGTGACGAAGGTCACGCCAGGGTTGGCGGCTCCCATTCTCCAGCCCCTGCCCGCCCTGACCGCGCAGGATCACCTGCGTGTCGGGGGGACCGCGCCGAATGGCGCGCGTGTCACTGTCGAGGGCGGTGCCGCCCCCGCGAGTCAACAGCTCGAGGCTTCCCAGAGTGGATTCATCATCGATGTGCCGTTGCAGCGCAATGCCCACAATGTGCTCCGGGTTTGCGCGGAGCGCGGGGGGCTCGTGGCCTGCGCGGTGCCTCTCTCCGTGGTGCACCTGGTCCCCAATGAAATCGTGGTCGCGGAGGCCTCGAGCCGAAGACTGAGCACCGCGGAGGTGGAACAACTGGTGGAGGCGGGAGTCATCACACTCGATGACCCGGACAATTTTCATGTCGCCGAGTTCACCGTGGTCATCGAGGTGGACCACCAGCGGGTTCCCGTCAGCCAGCCCGTGGTGATGGGCTCCGCGCCGGGCATCTACCAGGGAGTGCCATGGGGCACGGCAGGTGGCGGAACGAGCATCGTCGTGGTCAAGCCTCAGGGAGATCTCCCCCCCATTCCCGGCGTCATCCTCATCGATGGGAAGATCAAGAGTCTCAAGGAACTCTTCCAGGTGACCTTCGCCCTGTCCAACTTGTCGACGAGTTTCAGCTTGCAGGCTGGCGCGGAGCTTCGAGTACCCACGGGGCTGACAGCCATCCGCGCGGGACTGGGTGATGATCTGGGCGACATCCAGGTGGAATCTCCCGTGGATTCAGTTCCCCTGATGCTCGTGCCTCCCGCCACGGCCAAGGGTGCATCCACGGCCACCGCTCAGTTCGTCCTGCGGGGTGATACCGCGGGTCTTCACGACGTGCGCATCGACTTCGGCGGAACGATTGTCGGCCCGGCCCAGGAAGCATTGGCCCCCTTCGAGGGCCATGCCTCGACCCAGATCTCCGTTCATGGTCCGCCCACGTTCCAGGTGGGACTCACTCATCCGGACCATGTGTCGGAGGGGGAGCGCTATCCGCTCTTCTTGACCATCACCAATGCGTCGCCCATCACGGCCCACTACAGCTCCCTGGCGTTCCATGTCGGCGGCGGTTCGGCCTTCGCGGAGGAGGGCTGCCCCGCGTCACCTTCGGGCGGCAGGCAGATCGCCCTGGGGCACCTCGAGCCCGGCGCTTCCCGGTCCTTCATGTTCCAGCTCGTCTCCTGTCTGGAGGGGAAGGTGATCGGGTGCAGGACACACACGAGCGGGAACGTGGAGGTCGCGGTCTCCACGGGAGTGGCTTGCGAAGGCGGTGCGTCGCAGGTCTCCCCCAGCCCCTTGCCGGCCGCACCGCCGCCCATCGTCTCGCGCGTCTCGCCGGCGCCCCATGCGGAGGTGACCCATTCCCTGGGGTCCATCGAGGCGGAAGTGGTTGGAGAGGTCACCCAGGTGACGTCGGATCGCTTCTCCTCCGGCGCCCTGGTGGAAGCGGGCACCTTTTCACTCGAGCGGATGGATCAATCCGGGCAGCAGGTGCTGGAGCGTGTCTTGACGCGGGTCTTCACGAGCTTCGATTCCGCGTCGAACCGGAGCACCCTCCGCCTGAGCCCCTTGAACGGATTGCTTCCCGATTCGTTCTATCGGGCCAGACTGACGGGTGGCGGAACTGGTGTGCGTGATGCTCACAGCGGACAGCCTCTGGCTGGAGATTTCACGTGGCCCTTCCGCACGGCCCCCGTGGATGACGGCGTTGCCCCGACGCTGCTGGCGAGCGTGCCCGCCAATGGAGCCAAGGATGTCCCCGCCGGGACGGCCCTGCGTCTCTCGTTCAGTGAGCGCATCAATCCTTCCTCCGTCCGCGTGGACCTGGCGGATTACACCCGGGGGAGTTTCGCCGTGGTGTTGGGGGGCACGGTGTCAGGGGGAGACGTGCGGGGAGGAAGCGCGCTGGCGGGCCGACTGACCCTCAGCGCGGATGGCCGGACGCTCACCTGCGAGGCAGAGCCCCCGATTCCCTCCGGAGCTTCCGTGGTGGTGCGAGTCGCGGGCATCACGGATGTCTTTGGAACACCGCTCTCGGGTATCCAGCTCATCCCGTTCACCACGGGGCCGGCGGACACCGTGCCGCCCGGAGCACCCGAGGTCGAGTCCGTGCCACGCTATACGGCCCAGGCCAGTGTGCTCCTCACCGGACGCACCGAGCCCTACGCCCATGTTCAGGTGAGCGGCGGCAGCGCTCCCGCGACAGGAAGGGCTGGCTCCCAGGGCCGGTTCTCCGTCCAGGTGCCCTTGACGCCGAACCACGAGCATGTGCTCTCGGTCATGGCGGTGGACCTCAACGGCAACCCGGGAGCGCCCACCGTCCAGAGTACAGCGGGGGTGAAGCTCGTGGTGGCTCGTGACACGACCCTCCCCGTGGTCCGCTTCCTGTCTCCGGCGGCCGGGAGCACGGTTCGTGGCACGCTCACCGTGTCGTATGAAGGCACGGATGCCTTCGGGCCGGGAGTGGATCGTGTGGTGCTCACGACAGGCGGGAGGGCATTGGCCTCCTCCGACACGGCCCGGGGCCAGCTCTCCGTGAACACGGAACTGCTCGACAATGGCACACAGACCTGGTTGTTGTGGGCTCGTGATGGGTCTGGAAATTGGAACCAGGAGCCCGCCGAGCTTCAGGTCACCATCGCCAATCCGCTGCTTCCTCGCATCGACGCCCTGTCCATGTCCTCCCTGGTCGTGGGTGAGGAAACGACGCTCCGGGTAGAGGGCGCGAATGTGATTACGGCTTCATCGGTCCGGCTGACGCCGGCGGGAATCACGGTCCTCGGGACGACTCCGCGAGGTGCGGCACTCGACGTCCGGATTCGAATTCCGTGGGATCTGGAACCCGGACCCGCCACGCTCACGGTCACGAATGCCTTTGGCGAGAGCCGTACGGACGCACGCGCTCTGCCGTTGTACGTGGACGCGCCGACGCCGATCCTCCTGGGGGCGACACCCGAGCGACTGCTCGCGGGGCCCGTCTCGCGTGAGATCGTGCTCACGGGAGCGGGCTTCCTGCCCACCAGCCAGGTGCTGGTCGACGGAGAACCCGCGCCCACGACCGTCACCCAGGGCAGCTCCTTGCGCTTCACCCTGGAGGCGGCCCGAGCTGGCACCGCGGGACATTCCACCGTCGTGGTGCGCAACAGGGACCCGCGCGTCACGTATCGCCATTCGGGCCAGCGCGACCTGGAGGTCGTCGTTCCCAGACTGGGCTTCGAACTCCCCTCGATCTCCCTGGTTCCCGGCGAGAGCCTCGAAACAGAGGTGACCCTCACGGAGTCCGCGGAAGCAGGGGGCTATCCCGTCGGATTGACCCTGACCGACCCGGCGGGGATCCTGGCTCCCGTGGCTGGAATGAGCACCATTCCGGAAGGAAAGCGTCGTGTGGCGCTCTCCTTGACGGGAGTTCAGACAGGACCCGAGGCCACGTTGTCGGCGGGCACTCCATTCGCGGAGGCGGCCTCGCTCCGGGTGCGGGTCGTGGCACCTCCCGTCCCCGTGCTGCCCGACGCGCGGCTCTGGATCCTCCCTCGAATCGCCGAAACCTTTCAATTGGGGCTCGATGCCCCCGCTCCCACGGCCGGACGCAGCGTGGCGCTCGCCGTGAGCAATGGGGGGGCCGTCGTTCCTTCAACGGTGCACTTCCCGGCGGGCTCCAATACCCAGTCCGCGGTCATCGAGGGAGCCACTCCCGGGGATTACGCGCTGACCGCCACGAGTGGTGATGGCACCGTGGATACCGTGCAGGTCGGTGTGCGCCAGGCGATCGCACGCAGCACTCCAGAGGTGATTCGAGCCGCGACCCAGAACAATCAGATCCGAGTCCGCGTGGCCACCGATGGCGTGACGAAACTCGCCGGAGTGCGCATTGAAGTGCCCATCGGGTGGTCCATTCCGGAGGTCCATGCGGTCCTGGGAAATGGTACGGACGTGACCCATGCCGTCACTCGAGGAACTCCAGGGGAAGGACCAGGTGGTGGCACACTCGTGACGGTGGTGCCACCCACGCCTGTCTCGCCGTCCGATGCGAAGCCCTGGCTGGACGTGACCTTCGAGCGGATGATGGCGCACGAGGTTCTCGGAGTCTCCACCTGGCCCGTGACGGTGGACAACGGCGCGGGCTACGTGCCGATGTTGGGCGACGGTGTCCAGGTGCGCGTGCATGGCACGGCAGCGGATGGTGCGGGAGTGGTGGCTCTCACCACCGATCCCTCGCCCCTGGTGGCGGGAACGCGGAACGCTTCATTCACCCTCACGGTGGACAACAACGTGGAAGTGATGACGGATCCGACGACCATCTTCCAGCAATGGGCCCAACACGGTCAGGATCTGAACTGGCATCTGTATAATCACCCCACGCACGGGACCATCCTGCGCACGTCCGTCAACGGAGATCCCGGCTACTTCACGTCCGCGGATGCGCTCTCGGATGGGACCATCGAGTTGGAGATTGGCTCGCTGACAACCACTGATGACGATTTCATCGGGCTGGTGTTCCGGTGGGTGGATGAGTGCAATTTCTATCTGCTTGATTGGAAACAGGCCGATCAACATGCGGATGGCCTTTACGGTCGCGCGGGCCTGGCGTTGCGCCGTATCTCCAACTGTGATTTCCGGGGAGATGGCAGCGGACCCACCGGGCTCGCGGAGTTGTGGGACAACGACAATGACGCGGCATCACCCCGTCCCAACATCCTGGCGTCCGATCTCGGGCCAACGAAGGGCTGGGTGGCGAACACCTTCTACAAACTCAAGGTGGTCCTCGACGGTCCTGATATCGATGTCTTCATCGACGGGTTACCACGACTCAGTGTGAAGGACCCTGGTGGCTTCACCAGCGGTCGTTATGGTCCGTACGCCTACTCCCAGGCGGAGACGGCCATTCGTGGACTGAAAGTGAGCCGCACCGCGACGACCATCGACACCGTGACGGTGGAGCTGCCTCCAGGCTGGCCGGTGCCCACCGTGGGACAACTCTCCGTCAAGGTCGATGACGTGGATCGAAGCGCGAATGTGCTGGTTGGTGCTCAGGGACCGGGTGGAGGCCCACTGCTGTCGTTGACGTCCGCCGGTATACTGCCCGGGCACCGCTACACGCTCGAGGTGACCGGGTTCACGGCGCCCGCTTCGGGCAGCTACCCCCTCATCGTGCGGACCGCTGGTCGACAGGGTGAACTCCAAGAACTCAAGACCCAGCCTCACCTCACCGTGCAATGA
- a CDS encoding glycoside hydrolase family 9 protein: MPERSLAVVLALAANTLTLGAASAQAEPPEQIVNGTFGSGHAPWWGTSNITLDSSSGELCADIPGGSVNPWDVIIGQDNVSLIAGETYRYSFVATATSDFTGKALIQLPADPWTQYLAVYPQMTAQANTYTYTFTSPVSLPNAQVAFQMGGSATPWRFCVDNVSLKGGAPPDVYKPDTGPRVRVNQVGYLTHGPKNATVVTEATTALPWQLVNGSGTVVASGLSTPRGVDVSSGQNVHSIDFSGYTEAGAGYTLVTDGETSRPFDLGGNLYAQLRDDALKFYYPQRSGIEILDSLRPGYGRPAGHVGVAPNTGDTAVPCQPGVCDYTLNVANGWYDAGDHGKYVVNGGISVFQLMSAFERAKYTPAAQPFTDGQLAIPESGNGVPDILDEARWEMEFLLSMQVPAGKPLAGMVHHKVHDDSWTGLPLLPHLDPKQRELHPPSTAATLNLAAAAAQAARLFAPYDPAFAQRSLTAARTAWAGAVAHPAIYASVSDNVGGGAYEDFDVRDEFYWAAAELFLTTGEAPFRDFVLGSPLHTADIWTEQGINWREVAALARMDLALVPSSLPDRAAVRQSVVAGATKYLNTLNAHPYGLPYAPADNMFAWGSSSQVLNNMVVMAAAYDITGEKRFANGVAQGMDYILGRNALNISYVTGHGEVSAQNQHSRWYAHQLNPALPRPPRGTLSGGPNSYIQDPIAQQKLTGCVAQFCYIDDIESYATNELTINWNAPLAWIAAFLAGQGDGAATPAASCQVSYVKQDEWSDGFNVQVILRNTGASAINDWTLRWSFLGGQTVTQAWSVNASQSGATVSATHLPWNARIPPGGSVSFGFTGALASGPNPNPALFTLNGAACLVR, from the coding sequence ATGCCTGAACGCTCCCTCGCCGTCGTGCTGGCGCTCGCCGCCAACACACTGACGTTGGGCGCGGCCTCGGCGCAGGCCGAGCCGCCCGAGCAGATCGTCAACGGCACCTTCGGCTCCGGCCACGCGCCGTGGTGGGGCACCAGCAACATCACGCTCGACTCCAGCAGCGGCGAGCTCTGCGCCGACATCCCCGGGGGGAGCGTGAACCCCTGGGATGTGATCATCGGCCAGGACAACGTCTCGCTCATCGCGGGCGAGACGTACCGTTACAGCTTCGTGGCGACCGCGACGTCTGACTTCACGGGCAAGGCGCTGATCCAGCTCCCCGCCGACCCGTGGACGCAGTACCTGGCCGTCTATCCACAGATGACCGCGCAGGCCAACACCTACACCTATACCTTCACCTCGCCGGTGAGCCTGCCCAACGCGCAGGTGGCCTTCCAGATGGGCGGCAGTGCCACGCCGTGGCGCTTCTGTGTCGACAATGTGTCCCTCAAGGGGGGCGCCCCGCCGGATGTCTACAAGCCGGACACCGGTCCCCGGGTCCGGGTGAACCAGGTGGGCTACCTCACCCACGGCCCGAAGAACGCGACCGTCGTCACCGAGGCCACGACCGCGCTGCCGTGGCAGCTCGTCAACGGCTCCGGCACGGTGGTGGCGAGTGGTCTGAGCACGCCTCGCGGCGTGGACGTCAGCTCCGGACAGAACGTGCACTCCATCGACTTCAGCGGGTACACCGAGGCCGGAGCCGGATACACCCTGGTCACCGACGGTGAGACCAGCCGCCCGTTCGACCTCGGGGGCAACCTCTACGCGCAACTGCGCGATGACGCCTTGAAGTTCTACTACCCGCAGCGCAGCGGCATCGAGATCCTCGACAGCCTGAGGCCGGGCTATGGCCGTCCCGCCGGTCACGTGGGGGTCGCGCCGAACACCGGTGACACGGCCGTGCCGTGCCAGCCGGGAGTCTGTGATTACACGCTCAACGTGGCCAATGGCTGGTACGACGCGGGCGACCATGGAAAGTACGTGGTCAACGGCGGCATCTCGGTCTTCCAGCTCATGAGTGCTTTCGAGCGGGCCAAATACACCCCGGCCGCGCAGCCGTTCACGGATGGTCAGCTCGCCATTCCGGAGAGCGGAAATGGCGTACCGGACATCCTCGACGAGGCGCGCTGGGAGATGGAGTTCCTGCTCAGCATGCAGGTGCCCGCGGGCAAGCCGCTGGCTGGCATGGTCCACCACAAGGTGCACGATGATTCATGGACCGGCCTGCCCCTGCTGCCCCACCTGGACCCCAAGCAGCGCGAGCTGCACCCGCCGTCGACGGCGGCGACGCTCAACCTCGCCGCGGCCGCGGCGCAAGCGGCGCGCCTGTTCGCCCCGTATGATCCGGCCTTCGCGCAGCGGAGTCTGACGGCGGCACGCACGGCGTGGGCCGGGGCGGTCGCCCACCCGGCGATCTACGCCAGCGTGTCCGACAACGTCGGCGGGGGCGCGTACGAGGACTTCGATGTCCGGGACGAGTTCTACTGGGCCGCCGCGGAGCTCTTCCTGACCACCGGTGAGGCACCGTTCCGTGACTTCGTGCTGGGTTCGCCGCTGCACACCGCCGACATCTGGACCGAGCAGGGCATCAACTGGCGAGAGGTCGCCGCGCTGGCACGAATGGACCTGGCGTTGGTGCCGAGCAGCCTGCCGGACCGTGCCGCCGTGCGGCAGTCCGTCGTGGCGGGCGCCACGAAGTACCTGAACACGCTCAACGCGCATCCGTACGGGCTGCCCTACGCGCCCGCCGACAACATGTTCGCCTGGGGCTCCAGCAGCCAGGTGCTCAACAACATGGTCGTCATGGCGGCCGCGTACGACATCACCGGCGAGAAACGCTTCGCCAACGGCGTCGCGCAGGGCATGGACTACATCCTGGGCCGCAATGCCCTGAACATCTCCTACGTCACCGGCCACGGCGAGGTGAGCGCACAGAATCAGCACAGCCGCTGGTATGCGCACCAGCTCAACCCAGCGCTGCCCCGCCCACCCCGGGGCACCCTGTCGGGAGGACCGAACTCATACATCCAGGATCCCATCGCCCAGCAGAAGCTGACGGGCTGTGTGGCCCAGTTCTGCTACATCGACGACATCGAGTCCTATGCCACGAACGAGCTGACCATCAACTGGAACGCCCCATTGGCATGGATCGCCGCGTTCCTCGCCGGGCAGGGTGACGGAGCGGCTACCCCCGCCGCCTCGTGCCAGGTCAGCTACGTCAAACAGGACGAGTGGAGCGATGGCTTCAACGTCCAGGTCATCCTCCGCAATACCGGCGCCAGCGCCATCAACGACTGGACCCTGCGCTGGTCGTTCCTGGGTGGACAGACCGTCACCCAGGCGTGGAGCGTGAACGCCAGTCAGTCCGGAGCCACGGTCAGCGCGACCCACCTGCCCTGGAACGCCCGAATCCCACCTGGCGGCTCGGTGTCGTTCGGCTTCACCGGAGCCCTGGCCTCGGGGCCCAATCCCAACCCGGCGCTGTTCACCTTGAATGGCGCCGCCTGCCTCGTCCGGTGA